From a single Anomaloglossus baeobatrachus isolate aAnoBae1 chromosome 4, aAnoBae1.hap1, whole genome shotgun sequence genomic region:
- the LOC142302755 gene encoding olfactory receptor 5AR1-like: MTAIQIIVGEPIHRRHLPATVVWVLAFKMISCDNTTVLEFHILAFSTSGDMTYITFIGFLLIYLLVVCGNLLIASLVTAVPQLHTPMYFLLCNLSIVDATFISTIFPNLLSITLTADTTIYFSGCMTQLYFFILCVDEEILILTCMAYDRYVAICSPLHYPLLMSKKMCIVMAASSLLMSTLNSLMFTLLTYGLLFCRSSEINHFFCEIRAIMSLSSSDTTSLEMVLFIEDICLVFLTFLLFMFSYLHIISSILKIRSLKGRFKTFSSCSSHLTSVVVFYGPILFLYMKSLSDHSSDEDKFTSLLYVAAVPMLNPIVYSLRNKEVKGAIRQIVKVKWNRF, encoded by the coding sequence gcCTTCAAAATGATCAGTTGTGATAACACTACAGTCCTGGAATTCCACATTCTCGCATTTTCCACCTCTGGAGACATGACGTATATTACATTTATTGGGTTTTTGTTAATATACTTGTTAGTTGTATGTGGAAACTTGCTTATTGCATCTCTGGTCACTGCCGTGCCTCAACTTCACACTCCGATGTACTTCCTTCTATGTAACCTGTCTATTGTTGATGCCACATTCATTTCCACAATTTTCCCAAATTTGCTGTCAATTACTTTAACAGCAGACACAACGATTTATTTTTCGGGCTGTATGACACAATTGTATTTCTTTATTCTCTGTGTTGATGAGGAGATTTTGATCCTGACCTGTATGGCCTATGACCGGTACGTTGCGATCTGTTCCCCTTTACATTATCCTTTGTTGATGAGCAAAAAAATGTGCATTGTGATGGCCGCCTCTTCCTTGCTTATGAGCACCCTGAACTCCCTGATGTTTACATTGCTCACATACGGTCTATTGTTCTGCCGTTCTTCTGAAATCAACCACTTCTTCTGTGAGATCAGAGCGATAATGAGCCTTTCCAGCAGCGACACTACGAGTCTGGAAATGGTTCTGTTTATTGAAGACATATGTTTGGTCTTTCTTACTTTTTTATTGTTCATGTTCTCCTATTTGCACATTATCTCCTCCATTCTGAAGATACGTTCTCTTAAGGGTCGATTCAAAACCTTCTCTAGCTGCTCATCCCATCTGACTTCTGTTGTAGTTTTCTATGGACCAATCTTATTTTTGTACATGAAGTCACTGTCTGATCATTCCTCGGATGAGGACAAATTTACTTCTCTGCTCTACGTGGCTGCGGTTCCCATGTTAAACCCAATTGTTTATAGCCTGAGGAACAAGGAAGTTAAAGGAGCTATTAGACAAATTGTGAAAGTCAAATGGAACAGATTTTAA